The following coding sequences lie in one Ctenopharyngodon idella isolate HZGC_01 chromosome 11, HZGC01, whole genome shotgun sequence genomic window:
- the mrto4 gene encoding mRNA turnover protein 4 homolog: MPKSKRDKKVSLTKTTKKGLESKQNLIEELRKCADIYRYVFVFSVENMRNNKLKDIRTAWKHSRFFFGKNKVMMIALGKGPTDEYKDNLHKLSRFLRGEVGVLFTNKTKDEVQEYFSNFKEMDYARAGNVATMAVTLDEGPLEQFPHSMEPQLRQLGLPTALKKGVVTLIKDFEVCKDGDTLTPEQARILKLFGIEMAEFKLSIKCMWNSESGDFEKLTDGDEDAARKEEADEDSEEGEGSE, from the exons ATGCCGAAATCCAAGAGAGACAAGAAAG TTTCTTTAACCAAAACAACCAAAAAGGGGTTGGAATCCAAACAAAACCTGATTGAAGAG CTGCGGAAATGTGCAGACATCTACAGATACGTGTTTGTGTTCTCAGTAGAGAACATGAGAAACAACAAACTGAAAGACATCAGGACGGCCTGGAAACACAGccg GTTCTTCTTTGGTAAGAACAAAGTCATGATGATTGCGCTGGGTAAAGGACCGACTGACGAATACAAAGATAACCTGCATAAA CTGAGCAGGTTTCTCAGAGGTGAAGTCGGTGTTTTGTTCACAAACAAAACCAAAGACGAAGTGCAAGA ATATTTCAGTAACTTTAAAGAGATGGATTACGCTCGAGCCGGAAACGTAGCAACCATGGCAGTGACGCTGGATGAGGGTCCGTTGGAGCAGTTTCCACACTCAATGGAACCTCAGCTCAGACAGCTGGGCCTCCCTACGGCTCTGAAGAAAG GTGTGGTGACACTGATAAAGGATTTTGAAGTGTGTAAAGACGGAGACACACTCACACCCGAACAGGCTCGAATTCTG AAACTCTTTGGAATCGAGATGGCGGAGTTCAAATTGTCGATTAAGTGCATGTGGAATTCTGAATCCGGGGACTTTGAGAAGCTAACGGATGGTGATGAGGATGCGGCCAGGAAAGAGGAAGCAGATGAAGACTCAGAGGAAGGAGAAGGGAGCGAATAA
- the akr7a3 gene encoding aflatoxin B1 aldehyde reductase member 3 encodes MMNFAAIRGLSGAHHSIRTIQKQTLHFQQLRKMSQSKLPVTLLGSMAFGGRADAHMSAKLVQVFLERGHDELDTAYMYNDGQAETIIGDMQLPKTVRIATKANPWEGKTLKPESVRSQLETSLKRLRRQCVDIFYLHAPDHQNPVQHTLEACNELHQQGKFKELGLSNYASWEVAEICSICKHNNWVLPTVYQGMYNATTRQVETELLPCLRYFGIRFYAYNPLAGGLLTGKYHYEDKDGAQPAGRFFGNSWAGAYRDRYWKESNFQGIDGVQKALEAAYGSEKPTLTSAAIRWMYHHSHLKGDQGDGVIIGMSTMEQLRENLTAAAEGPLKQEVVDAFKHAWDLVAHECPNYFR; translated from the exons ATGATGAACTTTGCTGCCATAAGAGGCTTGAGTGGAGCTCACCACAGTATTCGTACaatacaaaaacagacattacaCTTTCAACAACTCCGCAAAATGTCTCAGTCCAAACTCCCCGTCACTCTGCTGGGTTCCATGGCATTTGGTGGACGCGCGGACGCGCACATGAGCGCGAAGCTGGTGCAGGTGTTCTTAGAACGCGGGCACGATGAGCTGGACACTGCATACATGTACAATGATGGGCAGGCAGAGACCATCATAGGAGACATGCAACTTCCTAAAACAG TTCGAATCGCGACTAAAGCAAACCCCTGGGAGGGAAAAACACTCAAACCAGAAAGTGTGCGGAGTCAGCTGGAAACGTCCCTGAAGAGGCTGCGCAGACAGTGTGTGGACATCTTCTACCTGCACGCGCCGGACCACCAGAACCCCGTTCAACACACACTAGAGGCCTGCAACGAGCTCCATCAGCAG GGCAAATTCAAGGAGCTGGGCTTATCAAACTATGCATCATGGGAAGTGGCAGAAATCTGCAGCATCTGCAAACACAATAACTGGGTGCTTCCTACTGTATATCAA GGCATGTATAATGCAACCACACGACAAGTGGAGACTGAGCTACTGCCATGTTTAAGATACTTTGGCATCCGCTTCTATGCATACAATCCCCTGGCAG GTGGGCTCCTCACTGGGAAATATCACTATGAAGATAAAGACGGCGCTCAGCCCGCGGGTCGATTCTTCGGGAACAGTTGGGCTGGTGCTTACAGGGACAG ATACTGGAAGGAGAGTAACTTCCAAGGCATAGATGGTGTACAGAAAGCTCTAGAAGCAGCGTACGGCTCAGAGAAACCCACCCTCACATCAGCTGCTATCCGCTGGATGTATCATCACTCTCATCTGAAG GGAGACCAGGGTGACGGGGTCATTATCGGGATGTCCACCATGGAGCAGCTGCGTGAGAACCTGACGGCAGCAGCAGAAggtccactgaaacaggaagtcgTGGACGCTTTCAAACACGCCTGGGATTTAGTGGCCCACGAGTGTCCCAATTACTTCCGCTAG